In Pelmatolapia mariae isolate MD_Pm_ZW linkage group LG8, Pm_UMD_F_2, whole genome shotgun sequence, one genomic interval encodes:
- the dhrs7cb gene encoding dehydrogenase/reductase (SDR family) member 7Cb, with amino-acid sequence MGLPSVIVLPLLIVVAAGVYYIYNEILHFMSKSLVRNKVVVITDAVSGVGTECARLFHKGGARLILCGTGWDKLESLYDSLTTDADPRETFAPKLVILDFSDMDSMEDVIAEVVDCYGCVDVLICNSSMKLKAPVQSISLEQDRNIMDVNYFGPSTLAKGVLPMMISRRSGHIVLVNSIQGRLAVPFRSSYAASKHAAQAFFDCLRAEVEEYGIIVSTISHTFINASEPPPVDEPVPKPNPVAEFIARQLTHGVRPSVLANEIMQTVNRKRKEVLLVHPIPRVALHLRSLFPPFLFAVLAAGVKDSVLAEQMQ; translated from the exons ATGGGCCTGCCCTCAGTGATAGTGTTGCCCCTGCTGATCGTTGTGGCAGCAGGCGTGTACTACATCTACAATGAGATTTTGCACTTCATGTCCAAGTCCTTAGTACGAAACAAAGTGGTGGTGATCACTGATGCTGTGTCTGGGGTGGGGACCG agtgtGCCCGTCTCTTCCACAAAGGTGGGGCCAGACTGATCCTTTGTGGGACTGGCTGGGATAAGCTGGAGTCTCTGTATGACTCTTTGACAACTGATGCTGACCCCAGAGAG ACATTTGCCCCAAAGTTGGTAATTCTGGACTTCAGTGATATGGACAGTATGGAGGACGTGATTGCTGAGGTGGTCGATTGTTATGGTTGTGTGGACGTGCTGATCTGCAATAGCAGTATGAAGCTGAAAGCGCCGGTTCAGAGTATCTCCTTGGAACAGGACAGAAATATCATGGATGTTAACTACTTCGGCCCAAGCACTCTAGCCAAAG GTGTTCTTCCAATGATGATTTCAAGACGATCAGGCCACATTGTACTGGTCAACAGCATACAGGGCAGACTGGCTGTTCCATTCAGAAGTTCAT ATGCCGCGTCTAAGCATGCGGCGCAGGCCTTCTTTGACTGTCTGCGAGCTGAAGTGGAAGAGTATGGAATAATTGTCAGCACCATCAGTCATACCTTCATCAATGCTTCTGAACCGCCGCCTGTAGACGAACCTGTTCCCAAACCAAACCCCGTAGCTGAAT TTATTGCCAGGCAGCTGACCCACGGTGTGCGCCCGTCGGTCCTGGCCAATGAAATCATGCAAACCGTGaacaggaagaggaaggaggttctgctgGTCCACCCCATCCCCAGGGTGGCTCTCCATCTGCGCTCCCTCTTTCCTCCCTTCCTCTTCGCTGTGCTGGCTGCTGGAGTGAAAGACTCAGTGTTGGCTGAGCAGATGCAGTAG